CGGAAAAATGGCCATCAGGTACTGTTTAATACCGCTCAGGTTGACATACTGAGTCGCAAACTTACGGCCCCCCAGCAGCAGTGCAAAACCAACCAGGCCACCGGTGACAATCACGATAATCGAATAGAGCGTATCCCGCATGAGGTCCGGGCCGGCATCGCCGGTGGCCATAAGCGCTGAAATCAGGCTGACTTCAAGAATAACTACCGATAGGCTGAGGATCAGCGAACCATAGGGTTCGCCTAAGCGATGGGCCAATACATCGGCATGACGAACAACGCTGAAGGCGCTGAACAGAATACCGGCCAACGCCAGTAAATTAATACCCAAAATGGCGAGGAAGTCTTGCGTGCCTCCCCACAGGAACAGAACGATCAATGCAACGATCGGCAGAATAAGTGAATATTCCTGATGGCGGGTTTTGACAACCTCAGAGTGAGACTTCATTACGGGGGTTCTCCTTATCCAGCAGAATTATGCGCTAGGCAAAAAACAACATGTATCAAAGCATTATTTTTAGCAATTAAGTTACTGAAAAGTAGTTATAGCGTAAAAAGAAAGTGTAGGTTAACAGATTTTATGGCTGCTCGCGGATTTTTTACTGATTTTTACGCTTGAAGACCATAATCAAAGTGAGTGGTCAGAATTATGTAATCTTCTTCCTATCATAATAATATTAAATATGTTTTTTTCATCATTTATTCCAGTATGGACTTGGTTATCCGAGTGTTTATGGCGACAATCTATTTTATTTAATCCTTTTCGACGATGAGTATCAGCGTAAAGCCTATACATGAGCATCTCCAGTCATGGCGGCAGAAAGCCGATAGCTGAATGTTCGTCGCCGAGCCAGTGGCAATCCGGATTTCGCATCCCTGGCTAAATTCGTATTCTCGCCGATTCGGGTCTACCGTTATCCAGTGTAGATTAATTCGGGGTATTTGGGCTGAATCGAGCGTTTTCTCTGGCTTCTCGGCTCTTCTTCAGGTTACTGCGCTGGCGCGGATTCATTAGATGCACTTTGATCTCTATTAGGTACAGTCTGCAAAACGCGGATTATCATTGTGTTACCTGAATGGGCGTTCTTGCATTTTTTGTGGGTGATATCAAACTTGATTGCGGCGCGGGAAATGAATAACCTCATGGTTATTACTGCCGTAAGTACCACCAAGCGACAGTGTTGGGGTTTAAGGATTGAACGATAACAGGCCTGATAGGCAGTAAATATATGGTCCAGGAGTGGTAAGTCGTGTTAACACGTGATTTTTTGCAGAAAGCGGATTGTAGGACGTCTTTTGGATGTATTGATGAATCGTTATTACTCACGCCGCAACAGCGTACCGCGTCATTAGAAAAGACGTTGGCCCGTCGTCCCGATTGCGGCCCGGTTTGGGTATTTGGCTATGGTTCACTGATGTGGAACCCGGTTTTTGATGCAGAAGAAGCCTGTCTGGCTACCTTGCATGACTGGCATCGGGCTTTTTGCCTGCGCCTGACTGCCGGGCGGGGGACGACGAACCGTCCAGGCCGCATGCTGGCATTGATACCGGGCGGGAAAACCACCGGGCTGGCTTTTCGTTTGTCTGAGTCTTCATTGCGTGAAGATCTGGAACTACTGTGGAAGCGTGAAATGCTGACGGGGTGTTATCGCCCTGAATGGTTTGAACTGCAGCAGAAAAATGGTGACATTGTCACCGCATTGGTCTTCGTTTCAGCCATGGAACATCCGCTCATTGAAGAAGACACCTGTATTCAAAGGGTGGCCCCGCTCATAGCCCAAGCCAGCGGGCCGCTGGGAACCAATGCGCAGTATCTGTTCGCGCTCGAACAAGAATTGAAAAACTATGGAATGGAAGACAACGAGTTAAGCGAATTGGCTCAGCAGGTTCGTCGGCTGCAACAACAGCAAGATGCTGCGGATAATGAAGGTCAGCGCTGAACAGACAGTCAGCGAACGCCACTTTCATGAGATTCGCTGACTGTATTTAAGCAGAACGCGGTAAATTACCAGCCGACGCCCACCCCCATGGTGTACAACGTATCGTTAACATCACCCTGCTTGCTTTCGGTGCGGGTACGCGACACCTTCATACTCAAAGAAGACCAGTTGGTCAGTTTGAAACGCAAACCGGCATCGGCTTTCAGGTAAAGCGGGGCGGTAGAGTCGAAGGAGCGACCCAGTTCACCGCTGGTGAAGGCTTCCACCGATTTACTGAACAGAAAACGGTTGTAATCCCATTTTACGCCGCCAGTGTAGAAGTTATCTTCATCGTTATCCTGATAGACATACGTCTGGGTACTAACCAATGACGTCAGTGAAAATGCGCCAAGATCGTTATCCCAGAACTGATAGCCAGGACCAAGACCGAATGAACGGCTGATTTTAATATTCTCGATCCAATCACGTTTGTATTGGTAACGACCTTGCCAAAACCAGTTCTCATCCAGAAACTTATCCAGCGCATATTCGCCGCCGGCATTCTTGGTGCTTTCTACGTCGTTTTCTTTTGCCAGGTGATAGCTGGCGTCAATATTGTGACGCCAGGTGCCATGCCGGGCCTGCGTACTAAGGGTGGCGTCATAATTTTCTGTTTCAGTCGAACTTTTCTTGTGTGACATCCCTGCATCAATGTTGCCTTTCCAGGATAGATCCGTTACCAGCGGCTTCTGGGCAACAATGGAGGTAATATCCGAGAGCTGCAATGTTTGCGGGCCGGCAGCGTCGTTGGAAATGGATGGCGTAGCGATAATCGCGCGATTTTCCCCGGCCTTAACCACCGGATAGAGTTCGCCTTCCTTATAACGTTCGCCCTGAATCACCAGCCCATGATCGGTTTCAAAGGTTTTTACCTTATCCCATGAAACGGAGATTGAGCCCGCATAATCGGTGGTGATGAACAATTTACCGCCGTCGAGCAGTGTGATCTTACCGCTGATCTGGTCGCCGTTCGTTAGCCAAATGGTGTCAGCACGGCTTTCAGTAATGCCCGTGGAGGCAAGGGTGATAGCCAGACTCAGGGAAGATATTACGTGTTTGGATAGTGTCATTTTGCCAAGTAAACAGTAGTGACAAGGTTTGAAAGACGTCATTTAAGACGTACGGCCGATGAATCATGAACCGGTTCAGCCCGGACGTGAAACATTAACAGGAATTGAATGGATGCTCTAGCCTAAAACCGCGATTGATTAGAATGTAAATAGTTATAAAAGATACGATTGATTATTAACAGCTATAACGCGATGCTCATCACATTCTCGTTATATACTCGTCATACTTCAAGTTGCATGTGCGTTGGCTTTCCTCACTCACCCCAGTCACTTACTGGTGTAAGCTCCTGGGGATTCGCTGCGTCGTCGCCTTCCTGCAACTCGAATTATTTAGAGTCTAGCTGTTGAAAGATTTAGGTTGCGCTTTGTGAGCGGGGCTGCAGGTTGTTATTTAGATAACGCGCCGTCAAAAATTGACGTACACGGAAAACAATTTGTTCCTGGAACAGCACGCACAGCACCACGGTGGATAGCAGGAAAATAGCGTAGCCCGTCAGGGATAGCTGAACCTGTCCGGCAGCGGCGATACATTGACCCCAATCGCTAAAGCAGGCCAGCGGATCGCCTCGCACCAACTGCTCAAGCGTACGAAATAAATTAAACAACGGCACATGCAGCGCGAAGATTGATAACGATGAAGCGCCCAGTCGCGGCGACCAATGCCGCAGCCAATCGCTATTGGGTTCACGGGCTAACGCACTAATGCAGACCAGCGCTACCTGTGCCGGCAGCAGTAAGCCGTTATGCAGCAGAAAATACCAATACGCCTCACCATGGGTGAACAGCCAGGTGCCAATAATAAAATTGGCAATAATGAAGAGAATAATGCCGTAGTACTGTCCCTTGCTTAGCGGATCTATTCCCTTTTGACGGTAGTTGCGGAAGATGGCATAACCCAGAATCCCGGCCAGAAACTCAGGTAAACGGAAGATGGGTCCGCGTTGCAATAAGCCGGTATAGGGCATGCCGTACTGCTGTTGCCAGATAATCCAAATCGGCGGTACCAGGTATAACAGGCAAACGATCCCCATCCACATCCAGGGATGAACGCTTCTGAGCAGGCGGGGCGCCAGCAGGGGAAACGTCAGATAGAAAAAGAAAAGGGTGGAAAGCGACCACAACGGGGCATTGAACGTCAGGAAATACGGGTTCCATGCCTGCAACATTAATAGCTGCAATAGACCGTTGAACGCCAATTGCGCGTTAGTCATATAGTGGCGCAGCGTTTGCGGATCGACGTTCGGCTCGTTGGTGTCATAAATCACAAAACGGGCGCTGGCGACTTGCCCTTCGGGCGGTATGGCAAGCCATTGCATCAGGGTGACGACCGCAATCGACGCCAGCAACGCAATAATATGAATCGGATAGAGATTAAATAAACGTTTAGCCCAGAACCGGCGCGCGGGTTCACGCAGACGCCCGTCTCTTATGTAAACATGCGCCAATAAAAAGCCGGACAGGACAAAAAACGTGCTGGTGGCAAAAAATCCCATACTGGTGAGTTCATTTAAAAACGGCACGCGGTCACGCTGGGGATAAATATGCACCGTGTGATAAACCATCACATAGCAACCGAGCAAAAATCGCAGCCATTCCAGCCCGATAAATCGCTCTTTACTGACTTCCTTCATGTTGTTCCTCAGTAAGCCTGTTGAAACAGCGGGAAAGTGCTGTAATAAGCAGTTTAGCCGAGGGGGATATCTCATTAGCTAGGATTACTTCTATAATCGATTATAAATATCAACTTCGTTTAGGAAACGTTTACAATCGGAAAGCTGTATCTGCGCCGCATGAGTAGTCGATAATATAATCAAATGGTTAGCCAAACCGCTGCGACACCTCCCCGAATGATAATTCTTGTCTATACTTAGAACCGCGTCTTATCTACATCAGTCATTTTGTAGATAAACCCATCATAAGATTGCTA
This window of the Brenneria goodwinii genome carries:
- a CDS encoding gamma-glutamylcyclotransferase, giving the protein MLTRDFLQKADCRTSFGCIDESLLLTPQQRTASLEKTLARRPDCGPVWVFGYGSLMWNPVFDAEEACLATLHDWHRAFCLRLTAGRGTTNRPGRMLALIPGGKTTGLAFRLSESSLREDLELLWKREMLTGCYRPEWFELQQKNGDIVTALVFVSAMEHPLIEEDTCIQRVAPLIAQASGPLGTNAQYLFALEQELKNYGMEDNELSELAQQVRRLQQQQDAADNEGQR
- a CDS encoding DUF481 domain-containing protein — translated: MTLSKHVISSLSLAITLASTGITESRADTIWLTNGDQISGKITLLDGGKLFITTDYAGSISVSWDKVKTFETDHGLVIQGERYKEGELYPVVKAGENRAIIATPSISNDAAGPQTLQLSDITSIVAQKPLVTDLSWKGNIDAGMSHKKSSTETENYDATLSTQARHGTWRHNIDASYHLAKENDVESTKNAGGEYALDKFLDENWFWQGRYQYKRDWIENIKISRSFGLGPGYQFWDNDLGAFSLTSLVSTQTYVYQDNDEDNFYTGGVKWDYNRFLFSKSVEAFTSGELGRSFDSTAPLYLKADAGLRFKLTNWSSLSMKVSRTRTESKQGDVNDTLYTMGVGVGW
- a CDS encoding acyltransferase family protein, whose amino-acid sequence is MKEVSKERFIGLEWLRFLLGCYVMVYHTVHIYPQRDRVPFLNELTSMGFFATSTFFVLSGFLLAHVYIRDGRLREPARRFWAKRLFNLYPIHIIALLASIAVVTLMQWLAIPPEGQVASARFVIYDTNEPNVDPQTLRHYMTNAQLAFNGLLQLLMLQAWNPYFLTFNAPLWSLSTLFFFYLTFPLLAPRLLRSVHPWMWMGIVCLLYLVPPIWIIWQQQYGMPYTGLLQRGPIFRLPEFLAGILGYAIFRNYRQKGIDPLSKGQYYGIILFIIANFIIGTWLFTHGEAYWYFLLHNGLLLPAQVALVCISALAREPNSDWLRHWSPRLGASSLSIFALHVPLFNLFRTLEQLVRGDPLACFSDWGQCIAAAGQVQLSLTGYAIFLLSTVVLCVLFQEQIVFRVRQFLTARYLNNNLQPRSQSAT